The following proteins come from a genomic window of Micromonospora echinofusca:
- a CDS encoding SCO7613 C-terminal domain-containing membrane protein, whose protein sequence is MATFQCSSCGREIKPAVSCPHCGAHQPQWVEHLAQIERSIAEMKAREAAIASEQRQIAAKMQAALFQRDILAHAGEERLKQATRPRRVLRKRPGRRPPTAATGAPPRVPRQGTPAGPEDPPPPPPSAATWLDADDPEHPPEASSREVQNIPLGLGALLLGVAAVVFAAVATSSMDALARLGVLLLATVLMLLAPPVLARRGLTSTAETISAVGLLLVPLAGYALWAVDRIGNGGASGAIFGAIVFAVTAGVSFGYAGWTGLRAPRFATVLAAQPVLPLLAYDRITGPGGWALVLTAVALLDLWLARSPVTVERPVRQDLPEPPAAPASAPRQRRADGRPEGAPEEAGEVLDGGLPAQDRAPAGRPVPWLRELTWVLHGVAVALALAYAVSALLRAGTVPGATGAGLVLLLAAAVGLAGTLVLRRPPLPDLGAGIFTLAVIGALSRIASVAFPGRALLLIAAVITLTGLAVRAVPEAARRGPQLASAVALTVSGVVVAGGALRAGVAPVRAALPAWAADLDRYPAELAAAVGPAAWQLAASAFLLTVAAVLALPSEIRREFAVVGAALTALAVPASFGLGWAVAPWPMVLTAVGIGVVGLSARTERAALAHAATAAGVGLFGAGAGLARPALTTAVLLTLFAAGVLVAVAPRMRLAPAAADTVSAWAAGGAAFALPGAVAAFVAATVPVDPTPTPASLREVTVPVLAASFLAVCVTLGHAAVVQVSQRRIPTPLAVGTALGAVTVTAAAFGAPGATAADAWVGGLLLVAGAMVVFAGPIDAGRRSDLTLDGSDLAAAAVTAALIATLARIAAVLAPGGQLAVAAGLVLVVAVAARAMPEEWRRGPIVGLAVGGVLIGLLAGWSALRGGLGVLATPGPIWNGDLTGWPAGPTGGSTWQAPVALALLGVAAAVLLPPPWKYDVSGVAAALATIGAPAAFDLPWWSPVLVGGMVATVFGAAAVAAVDPRAGLSRAVVAGVVALHAAGAGLVRPWTTALALGSIALIGLVVAALARSLAVPLVEDIENEGMPPHLAQIGGAAAGAALLAFPGAVAALAAEFGRAPEVVLTAALAASSLGLAAVAAVRRRVPQYLPWASAAVAGGATVSALAAVPANQPVGVYAAAAALLGVLAELVRGATEPPVGAAQPVRRWSVLLDGALRRLPDDGTQRRWRVSPAAGALAAGALPTVLALVSIAPALVVALVDPHRSLGRVWQGPPPELLTPPPEAIDPTHVLTALLLTATAALAATGFSGGRRSRAVPVVLPGAAVTLLITPASLGNGWPASTLAALSVFTIAMLGLALTPPPPLVERARSLRLTRVLVFAIGLAAGSAGLVGGLATRELTLFTLGGAVGVGTVAALFGTTQRARILGWLFASLMAQLFVLTAGLVAGLAAVWSAFGVLAVGAALQVFAATLPRLRRPEAQREAATVEWSGHAAALIALALAFDSPRHIAALLAGWGAVLGVAATRPGRRPVERRILFWAVVVCEIAAWWILMRVADVALPEAYTLPFAALALLVGVLELRHRPDLSSWVAYGPALVAAFVPTLAIVLATDSSTLRQVLLLLGAVAVLVFGSMSQQQAPVIVGAAVTAIAAVHALFSLGPWLALIPVGILLLALGASNERRRRAQERLQTALRGMR, encoded by the coding sequence GTGGCGACCTTTCAGTGCTCCTCGTGCGGCCGGGAGATCAAGCCGGCCGTCAGCTGCCCGCACTGCGGTGCGCACCAGCCACAGTGGGTCGAGCACCTGGCACAGATCGAGCGGTCCATCGCGGAGATGAAGGCCCGCGAGGCCGCCATCGCCAGCGAGCAGCGGCAGATCGCCGCCAAGATGCAGGCCGCGCTCTTCCAGCGGGACATCCTCGCCCACGCCGGTGAGGAACGCCTCAAGCAGGCCACCCGCCCCCGCCGGGTGCTGCGCAAGAGGCCGGGCCGCCGGCCACCCACGGCCGCCACCGGCGCCCCGCCCCGGGTCCCCCGGCAGGGCACCCCGGCCGGTCCGGAGGACCCGCCCCCGCCCCCGCCGTCGGCCGCCACCTGGCTCGACGCCGACGACCCGGAGCACCCGCCGGAGGCGTCCTCCCGCGAGGTGCAGAACATCCCCCTCGGGCTCGGCGCGCTGCTGCTCGGCGTCGCCGCCGTGGTCTTCGCCGCGGTGGCCACCAGCTCCATGGACGCGCTGGCCCGGCTGGGCGTCCTGCTGCTCGCGACCGTGCTCATGCTGCTCGCCCCGCCGGTGCTGGCCCGGCGCGGGCTCACCTCGACCGCCGAGACCATCTCCGCCGTCGGCCTGCTCCTGGTGCCGCTCGCCGGCTACGCGCTGTGGGCGGTCGACCGGATCGGCAACGGCGGCGCCTCGGGCGCGATCTTCGGCGCCATCGTCTTCGCCGTCACCGCCGGCGTCTCGTTCGGCTACGCGGGTTGGACGGGGCTGCGCGCGCCCCGCTTCGCCACCGTACTGGCCGCCCAGCCGGTGCTGCCGCTGCTGGCGTACGACCGGATCACCGGCCCGGGCGGCTGGGCGCTGGTGCTGACGGCGGTGGCCCTGCTCGACCTGTGGCTGGCGCGTTCCCCCGTCACGGTGGAACGGCCGGTCCGCCAGGACCTGCCCGAGCCCCCGGCCGCGCCCGCGAGCGCACCCCGGCAGCGCCGCGCCGACGGCCGGCCCGAGGGGGCGCCCGAGGAGGCCGGCGAGGTGCTCGACGGCGGGCTGCCGGCGCAGGACCGGGCCCCGGCCGGCCGTCCGGTGCCGTGGCTGCGGGAGCTGACCTGGGTGCTGCACGGGGTGGCGGTCGCCCTCGCCCTCGCGTACGCCGTCTCCGCCCTGCTGCGCGCGGGCACCGTGCCGGGCGCGACCGGGGCCGGGCTGGTGCTGCTGCTGGCGGCCGCCGTGGGGCTGGCCGGCACGCTGGTGCTGCGCCGGCCGCCGCTGCCCGACCTCGGTGCCGGGATCTTCACCCTCGCCGTGATCGGCGCGCTGAGCCGGATCGCCTCGGTGGCCTTCCCCGGGCGGGCGCTGCTGCTGATCGCCGCCGTCATCACGCTCACCGGGCTGGCCGTGCGGGCGGTACCGGAGGCGGCCCGACGCGGGCCGCAGCTCGCCTCGGCGGTCGCGCTCACCGTCAGCGGGGTGGTGGTCGCCGGTGGCGCCCTCCGCGCCGGGGTCGCCCCCGTCCGGGCCGCGCTGCCCGCCTGGGCGGCCGACCTGGACCGCTACCCGGCCGAGCTGGCGGCGGCCGTGGGCCCGGCCGCCTGGCAGCTCGCCGCGAGCGCCTTCCTGCTGACCGTCGCGGCGGTGCTGGCCCTGCCGTCCGAGATCCGCCGGGAGTTCGCCGTGGTCGGTGCGGCGCTGACCGCGCTCGCCGTACCCGCGTCGTTCGGCCTCGGGTGGGCGGTCGCGCCCTGGCCGATGGTGCTGACAGCGGTCGGCATCGGGGTGGTCGGGCTCTCCGCCCGCACGGAACGCGCGGCGCTGGCGCACGCGGCCACCGCCGCCGGCGTCGGCCTGTTCGGCGCGGGCGCCGGACTGGCCCGGCCGGCGCTGACCACGGCGGTCCTGCTCACCCTGTTCGCCGCCGGGGTCCTCGTCGCCGTGGCGCCCCGGATGCGGCTCGCCCCGGCGGCGGCCGACACCGTCTCGGCCTGGGCCGCCGGGGGCGCGGCGTTCGCGCTGCCGGGCGCGGTGGCCGCCTTCGTCGCCGCGACCGTACCGGTCGACCCGACGCCCACCCCGGCGAGCCTGCGCGAGGTCACCGTCCCGGTGCTCGCGGCCAGCTTCCTGGCGGTCTGCGTCACCCTCGGCCACGCCGCCGTCGTGCAGGTCTCCCAGCGACGCATCCCGACGCCGCTAGCCGTCGGCACCGCCCTCGGCGCGGTCACGGTCACCGCCGCCGCGTTCGGCGCCCCGGGCGCCACCGCCGCCGACGCCTGGGTGGGTGGCCTGCTGCTCGTCGCCGGCGCCATGGTGGTGTTCGCCGGCCCCATCGACGCCGGCCGACGCTCCGACCTCACCCTGGACGGCTCCGACCTGGCCGCCGCGGCGGTCACCGCCGCCCTGATCGCCACCCTGGCCCGGATCGCGGCCGTCCTCGCTCCCGGCGGGCAGCTCGCCGTCGCCGCCGGGCTGGTGCTGGTGGTGGCCGTGGCCGCCCGGGCCATGCCGGAGGAGTGGCGACGCGGGCCGATCGTCGGCCTCGCCGTCGGCGGCGTGCTGATCGGGCTGCTGGCCGGCTGGAGCGCGCTGCGGGGCGGGCTGGGCGTGCTCGCCACCCCCGGCCCGATCTGGAACGGGGACCTGACCGGCTGGCCGGCCGGGCCGACCGGCGGGTCGACGTGGCAGGCCCCCGTGGCCCTGGCGCTGCTCGGCGTCGCCGCCGCGGTCCTGCTGCCACCACCCTGGAAGTACGACGTCTCGGGCGTGGCGGCCGCACTCGCCACGATCGGCGCGCCGGCCGCGTTCGACCTGCCGTGGTGGTCGCCCGTCCTGGTCGGCGGCATGGTCGCCACCGTCTTCGGAGCGGCCGCCGTGGCCGCCGTCGATCCCCGGGCGGGCCTGTCCCGGGCCGTCGTGGCCGGCGTCGTCGCCCTGCACGCCGCCGGAGCGGGTCTGGTCCGGCCGTGGACCACCGCGCTGGCGCTGGGCAGCATCGCGCTGATCGGCCTCGTGGTGGCCGCGCTGGCCCGGTCGCTGGCCGTGCCGCTGGTGGAGGACATCGAGAACGAGGGGATGCCCCCGCACCTCGCCCAGATCGGAGGCGCCGCGGCCGGGGCCGCCCTGCTCGCGTTCCCGGGTGCCGTCGCGGCGCTGGCCGCCGAGTTCGGACGCGCGCCGGAGGTGGTGCTCACCGCCGCGTTGGCCGCGTCGAGCCTGGGCCTGGCGGCGGTGGCCGCCGTCCGGCGGCGGGTCCCGCAGTACCTGCCCTGGGCGAGCGCGGCGGTGGCCGGCGGCGCCACGGTGAGCGCCCTGGCCGCCGTCCCCGCCAACCAGCCCGTCGGTGTGTACGCCGCCGCCGCGGCCCTGCTCGGGGTGCTCGCCGAGCTGGTCCGGGGCGCGACCGAACCGCCGGTCGGCGCGGCCCAGCCCGTACGACGCTGGTCGGTGCTGCTCGACGGCGCATTGCGGCGGCTGCCCGACGACGGGACGCAGCGCCGCTGGCGGGTCAGCCCCGCCGCCGGTGCGCTCGCCGCCGGTGCGCTGCCCACCGTCCTGGCGCTGGTGTCGATCGCCCCGGCCCTGGTCGTCGCACTGGTCGATCCGCACCGCAGCCTCGGCCGGGTCTGGCAGGGACCACCCCCGGAGCTGCTCACCCCGCCCCCTGAGGCGATCGACCCGACCCACGTGCTGACCGCGCTGCTGCTCACCGCGACCGCCGCGCTGGCCGCCACCGGTTTCAGCGGCGGGCGGCGCTCCCGGGCGGTACCGGTCGTGCTGCCCGGCGCCGCCGTGACCCTGCTGATCACCCCGGCGTCGCTCGGCAACGGCTGGCCGGCGAGCACCCTGGCGGCGCTGTCCGTGTTCACCATCGCGATGCTGGGGCTGGCGCTCACCCCGCCCCCACCGCTGGTCGAGCGGGCCCGCTCGCTGCGCCTGACCCGGGTGCTCGTCTTCGCCATCGGGCTCGCCGCCGGGAGCGCGGGCCTGGTCGGTGGCCTGGCGACGCGGGAGCTGACCCTGTTCACCCTCGGTGGCGCGGTCGGCGTCGGCACGGTGGCCGCGCTCTTCGGCACCACCCAGCGGGCGCGCATCCTCGGCTGGCTGTTCGCCTCGCTGATGGCACAGCTCTTCGTGCTCACCGCCGGCCTGGTGGCCGGGCTCGCGGCCGTCTGGTCCGCGTTCGGCGTACTGGCGGTGGGGGCGGCCCTCCAGGTGTTCGCCGCGACCCTGCCCAGGCTGCGTCGCCCCGAGGCGCAGCGGGAGGCGGCCACCGTCGAGTGGAGCGGGCACGCTGCCGCCCTGATCGCCCTGGCGCTGGCCTTCGACTCGCCCCGGCACATCGCGGCCCTGCTGGCCGGCTGGGGCGCGGTCCTCGGCGTGGCGGCCACCCGACCCGGCCGCCGGCCGGTGGAGCGGCGCATCCTGTTCTGGGCGGTCGTGGTCTGCGAGATCGCCGCCTGGTGGATCCTGATGCGGGTCGCCGACGTGGCGCTGCCGGAGGCCTACACGCTGCCCTTCGCGGCGCTCGCCCTGCTCGTCGGCGTGCTGGAGCTGCGGCACCGGCCCGACCTGAGCAGTTGGGTCGCGTACGGGCCCGCGCTGGTCGCCGCGTTCGTGCCCACCCTGGCGATCGTGCTGGCCACCGACTCCAGCACGCTGCGCCAGGTGCTGCTGCTGCTCGGTGCGGTGGCCGTCCTCGTCTTCGGATCGATGAGCCAGCAGCAGGCACCGGTTATCGTCGGCGCGGCCGTGACCGCGATCGCGGCGGTGCACGCGCTGTTCAGCCTGGGGCCGTGGCTGGCCCTGATCCCCGTCGGCATCCTGCTGCTGGCACTCGGCGCCAGCAACGAGCGCCGGCGCCGCGCCCAGGAACGCCTCCAGACAGCCCTGCGCGGCATGCGCTGA
- a CDS encoding 5-(carboxyamino)imidazole ribonucleotide synthase, with the protein MDSRTGLPVVGMVGGGQLARMTHQSAIALGQSLRVLALAPDDGAALVAADVQYGDHTDLAALRTFAKACDVVTFDHEHVPTEHIRTLAAEGVKLFPPADALLHAQDKRAMRERLGELGAPNPAWRPVAEPADLVAFGDEVGWPVVLKAARGGYDGRGVWLVDDAAQADELAKTLLAGGTRLIVEERVPLRRELAVQVARSPFGQVAAYPVVETVQRDGICVEVLAPAPGLPEELAVAAQQLAIDLATALGVVGLLAVELFEVADRAAPGGSRIVVNELAMRPHNSGHWTIEGARTSQFEQHLRAVLDYPMGDTSLTASVAVMANVLGGDPGGMSIDERLHHLFAAEPGAKVHLYGKQVRPGRKIGHVTVLGDDLDDVRARAARAARWLREGHE; encoded by the coding sequence ATGGATTCCCGTACCGGTCTGCCCGTTGTCGGCATGGTGGGCGGTGGCCAGCTGGCCCGGATGACCCACCAGTCCGCGATCGCCCTCGGCCAGTCGCTGCGCGTGCTCGCGCTGGCCCCCGACGACGGCGCCGCGCTGGTCGCCGCCGACGTCCAGTACGGCGACCACACCGACCTCGCCGCGCTGCGTACCTTCGCCAAGGCCTGCGACGTGGTCACCTTCGACCACGAGCACGTCCCCACCGAGCACATCCGGACGCTGGCGGCCGAGGGCGTGAAGCTCTTCCCGCCGGCCGACGCGCTGCTGCACGCCCAGGACAAGCGGGCCATGCGGGAGCGGCTCGGCGAGCTGGGCGCGCCGAACCCGGCGTGGCGACCCGTGGCGGAGCCCGCCGACCTGGTGGCGTTCGGCGACGAGGTCGGCTGGCCGGTGGTGCTGAAGGCGGCCCGTGGCGGGTACGACGGCCGGGGCGTCTGGCTGGTCGACGACGCGGCGCAGGCCGACGAGCTGGCGAAGACCCTGCTGGCCGGCGGCACCCGGCTGATCGTCGAGGAGCGGGTGCCGCTGCGCCGGGAGTTGGCCGTGCAGGTGGCGCGCTCGCCGTTCGGGCAGGTCGCCGCGTACCCGGTGGTCGAGACGGTGCAGCGCGACGGCATCTGCGTCGAGGTGCTCGCCCCCGCGCCGGGCCTGCCGGAGGAGCTGGCGGTAGCCGCCCAGCAGCTCGCCATCGACCTGGCGACCGCGCTCGGCGTGGTCGGCCTGCTCGCCGTGGAGCTGTTCGAGGTCGCCGACCGGGCCGCACCCGGGGGCAGCCGGATCGTGGTGAACGAGCTGGCGATGCGGCCGCACAACTCGGGGCACTGGACCATCGAGGGCGCGCGCACGTCGCAGTTCGAGCAGCACCTGCGGGCGGTGCTCGACTACCCGATGGGCGACACCTCGCTGACCGCTTCCGTGGCGGTGATGGCGAACGTGCTCGGCGGCGATCCGGGCGGGATGTCGATCGACGAGCGGCTGCACCACCTCTTCGCGGCCGAGCCGGGCGCCAAGGTGCACCTCTACGGCAAGCAGGTGCGTCCCGGCCGCAAGATCGGGCACGTCACGGTGCTCGGCGACGACCTGGACGACGTACGGGCGCGGGCCGCGCGGGCCGCCCGCTGGCTGCGTGAGGGGCACGAGTGA
- a CDS encoding putative bifunctional diguanylate cyclase/phosphodiesterase, producing the protein MTSGRAGESTDRLETRGTPARLLLLTVAVALTALVAAGLGWTAPIRLPTDDPLGGPARFGLAVAVFAVAQLARLRFRTSAGMVSITWGEAALIICLYLTPTGWLPSAALLGAALAWSAMSLLGDRRPVLEVVRITASLTAATALAVSVTTWLGEPLLATPTPALALAVLAGSVTYLLATAWLGGATLALRHGIPVGPPLLAALRGKLLMFVGNVAVGLVVVALLELDARWLLLLPPPLWLLQQTYRHRLRADQERRTWRVFAEATAALNQLDERGVATAAVTGALAVFNAELVDVDVARGDGRWRRYRGDPGGQLVDREVAPPGRNEPEGHELVRTLTVGAARVGELRIRFPRSAPPNAREHDALAAFGDALAAALHDAATHRELRLVTARSSYEAVHDQLTGLANRSALLSKGDQALRQLAHDHPVALLLLDIDQFKEVNDTLGHAAGDQLLRLTANRLGTLARPGDLLARLGGDEFALLLTSVPVIGDRAAPMTYALRQAREIAERLAAPTEVAGVRMSVEVSVGVVVADAGTADLTELLRRADIAMYQAKEGGGSVAAYDSARDAASTDQLALLAELREALKTDDQLVLALQPAVDLTTGAPTGVEALIRWRHPRRGWLGPHDFIRPVENSEQLGTFTRYVLDKALAVAAGWAGDGLDVPISVNLSARSLLDPRLPADIADALRRHQVPPDRLVLEITETVVMSELEVIDEVLATLRSMGVQLAVDDFGTGFSSLTFLTRIAVDELKVDRSFVIRMADSPEAAAIVRTTVGLAHELGLRVVAEGVETAEQRLALAELGCTAAQGYHFFKPMPADKIGAVLGTLLDEARPNVLPLRADGAS; encoded by the coding sequence GTGACCTCCGGCAGGGCCGGCGAGTCGACCGACCGGCTCGAAACCCGCGGCACCCCCGCGCGGCTGCTCCTGCTCACGGTCGCCGTCGCGCTGACCGCACTGGTCGCCGCCGGCCTCGGGTGGACCGCGCCGATCCGCCTGCCCACCGACGACCCGCTCGGCGGGCCGGCCCGGTTCGGCCTCGCCGTCGCCGTGTTCGCCGTCGCCCAGCTGGCCCGGCTGCGGTTCCGCACCTCCGCCGGGATGGTGAGCATCACCTGGGGCGAGGCGGCGCTGATCATCTGCCTCTACCTGACGCCCACCGGCTGGCTCCCCTCCGCCGCGCTCCTCGGGGCCGCCCTCGCCTGGTCGGCCATGTCGCTGCTCGGCGACCGGCGGCCGGTGCTGGAGGTCGTCCGGATCACCGCCTCCCTGACCGCCGCCACCGCCCTGGCCGTCTCGGTCACCACCTGGCTCGGCGAGCCGCTGCTGGCGACGCCCACCCCGGCGCTCGCCCTGGCCGTGCTCGCGGGGTCGGTCACCTACCTCCTCGCCACCGCCTGGCTCGGCGGCGCCACCCTGGCGCTGCGCCACGGCATCCCCGTCGGGCCGCCGCTGCTCGCCGCGCTGCGGGGCAAGCTGCTGATGTTCGTCGGGAACGTGGCCGTCGGCCTGGTCGTGGTGGCGCTGCTGGAGCTCGACGCGCGCTGGCTGCTGTTGCTCCCGCCGCCGCTCTGGCTGCTCCAGCAGACCTACCGGCACCGGCTGCGCGCCGACCAGGAACGCCGCACCTGGCGGGTCTTCGCCGAGGCCACCGCCGCGCTCAACCAGCTCGACGAGCGGGGCGTCGCCACGGCCGCAGTGACCGGCGCGCTGGCCGTCTTCAACGCCGAACTCGTCGACGTCGACGTGGCTCGCGGCGACGGACGGTGGCGGCGCTACCGGGGTGATCCGGGCGGCCAACTGGTCGACCGCGAGGTAGCCCCGCCGGGCCGGAACGAGCCCGAGGGCCACGAGCTGGTGCGTACCCTCACCGTGGGTGCGGCCCGGGTGGGCGAGCTGCGCATCCGGTTCCCGCGCTCCGCGCCCCCGAACGCCCGCGAACACGACGCCCTCGCCGCGTTCGGCGACGCTCTCGCCGCCGCGCTGCACGACGCCGCGACCCACCGGGAGCTGCGGCTGGTCACGGCCCGCTCGTCGTACGAGGCGGTGCACGACCAGCTCACCGGGCTGGCGAACCGGTCGGCCCTGCTCAGCAAGGGCGACCAGGCGCTGCGCCAGCTCGCCCACGACCACCCGGTCGCGCTGCTGCTGCTCGACATCGACCAGTTCAAGGAGGTCAACGACACCCTCGGGCACGCCGCCGGCGACCAGCTGCTGCGGCTGACCGCCAACCGGCTGGGCACCCTCGCCCGCCCCGGGGACCTGCTCGCCCGCCTCGGCGGCGACGAGTTCGCGCTGCTGCTGACGTCGGTCCCGGTGATCGGCGACAGGGCTGCCCCGATGACGTACGCGCTGCGGCAGGCCCGCGAGATCGCCGAGCGGCTCGCCGCGCCGACCGAGGTGGCCGGGGTACGGATGTCCGTCGAGGTCTCCGTCGGGGTGGTGGTCGCCGACGCCGGCACCGCCGACCTGACCGAGCTGCTGCGCCGGGCCGACATCGCCATGTACCAGGCCAAGGAGGGCGGCGGCAGCGTCGCCGCGTACGACTCCGCCCGGGACGCCGCGAGCACCGACCAGCTCGCCCTGCTGGCCGAGCTGCGCGAGGCGCTGAAGACCGACGACCAGCTCGTGCTGGCGTTGCAGCCGGCGGTCGACCTGACCACCGGGGCGCCGACCGGGGTGGAGGCGCTGATCCGCTGGCGGCACCCGCGCCGGGGCTGGCTCGGGCCGCACGACTTCATCCGCCCCGTGGAGAACAGCGAACAGCTCGGCACCTTCACCCGCTACGTGCTGGACAAGGCGCTCGCCGTGGCCGCCGGCTGGGCCGGCGACGGGCTCGACGTGCCGATCTCGGTCAACCTGTCGGCGCGCAGCCTGCTCGACCCCCGCCTGCCCGCCGACATCGCCGATGCCCTGCGCCGGCACCAGGTGCCGCCGGACCGGCTGGTCCTGGAGATCACCGAGACGGTGGTGATGAGCGAGCTGGAGGTCATCGACGAGGTGCTCGCCACCCTGCGGTCGATGGGCGTGCAGCTCGCCGTCGACGACTTCGGCACGGGCTTCTCCTCGCTGACGTTCCTCACCCGGATCGCGGTCGACGAGCTGAAGGTGGACCGTTCCTTCGTGATCCGGATGGCCGACTCCCCGGAGGCGGCGGCGATCGTGCGTACCACCGTCGGTCTCGCCCACGAGCTGGGGCTCCGGGTGGTCGCCGAGGGCGTGGAGACCGCCGAGCAGCGCCTGGCGCTGGCCGAGCTGGGCTGCACGGCCGCCCAGGGCTACCACTTCTTCAAGCCCATGCCGGCCGACAAGATCGGCGCGGTCCTGGGCACCCTCCTCGACGAGGCCCGACCCAACGTCCTGCCGCTGCGCGCCGACGGCGCCTCCTGA
- the purE gene encoding 5-(carboxyamino)imidazole ribonucleotide mutase translates to MSVVGLIMGSDSDWPTMRAAAEALDEFEVPYEVEVVSAHRTPIKMIDYGRAAADRGLKVIIAGAGGAAALPGMVASVTPLPVIGVPVPLKHLDGMDSLLSIVQMPAGVPVATVSIGNARNAGLLAVRILAAADRTLLDRMSAYQADLEQLVAEKDAALRASLA, encoded by the coding sequence GTGAGCGTCGTTGGGCTGATCATGGGCAGCGACTCGGACTGGCCGACGATGAGGGCCGCCGCCGAGGCGCTGGACGAGTTCGAGGTGCCCTACGAGGTCGAGGTCGTCTCGGCACACCGTACGCCGATCAAGATGATCGACTACGGACGCGCCGCGGCCGACCGGGGCCTGAAGGTCATCATTGCCGGGGCGGGTGGCGCGGCGGCGCTGCCCGGCATGGTCGCCTCGGTCACCCCGCTGCCGGTGATCGGCGTCCCGGTGCCGTTGAAGCATCTCGACGGGATGGACTCGCTGCTCTCCATCGTGCAGATGCCGGCCGGCGTGCCGGTGGCCACCGTGTCGATCGGTAACGCCCGCAACGCCGGGCTGCTCGCCGTCCGCATCCTGGCCGCCGCCGACCGCACCCTGCTCGACCGCATGTCGGCCTACCAGGCCGACCTGGAGCAGTTGGTCGCCGAAAAGGACGCCGCCCTGCGCGCCTCCCTCGCCTGA